One window of the Methanocaldococcus vulcanius M7 genome contains the following:
- the pyk gene encoding pyruvate kinase: MRKTKILITLGPSIEDKLDKVIDLIDGVRFNMSHATTDYCNRFLNTLEKNNISKVMDLKGIKIRIKKVNLKNNILKKGEKVIIGKDIILNYDIKTIEKGHFILINDGKIKLKVLEKKDDDIVAVVEIGGEIKEGMGVNLPDTEIDLPIIDEEDMKNIKFAVENEFEYIALSFVRDKNDVKELKNIIKQLGGGCEVISKIETKKGLKNVKEIAKESDGLMVARGDLGVEIPIENIPIEQKNILRVANKCGILSITATQILDSMVYNPFPTRAEVTDIANAIYDGTDCLMLSNETTIGKYPVEAIKVLNKVAKVADEHYNEFGDRTCLDVESIDEGLVYAVYELYKKLNTDLVITPTYSGRTAKLISKLRIDNRIIAPTPNLSTLRKLRLVWGVESCLIDEFEDMESVINACREIAKKEIGKGIYLITLGHPIGHKKTNTIKVERI, encoded by the coding sequence ATGAGAAAAACTAAAATATTAATAACATTAGGTCCTTCAATTGAAGATAAGTTAGATAAGGTTATAGATTTAATAGATGGCGTTAGATTTAACATGTCTCATGCTACAACTGATTATTGCAATAGATTTTTAAATACTCTTGAAAAAAATAACATATCAAAAGTAATGGACTTGAAAGGGATAAAAATAAGGATTAAAAAAGTTAATTTAAAAAATAACATCCTTAAAAAGGGAGAAAAAGTGATAATTGGCAAGGACATTATCTTAAACTACGATATAAAAACTATTGAAAAGGGGCATTTTATCTTAATTAACGATGGAAAAATTAAATTAAAAGTTTTAGAGAAAAAAGATGATGACATTGTTGCAGTGGTAGAGATTGGAGGGGAGATAAAAGAGGGAATGGGGGTTAATCTTCCAGATACAGAGATCGATCTTCCAATTATCGATGAGGAAGACATGAAGAATATAAAATTTGCAGTAGAAAATGAGTTTGAATATATTGCACTATCTTTTGTTAGGGATAAAAATGATGTTAAAGAACTTAAAAATATTATTAAGCAACTTGGGGGAGGTTGTGAGGTAATATCAAAAATAGAGACAAAGAAAGGGCTAAAAAATGTAAAAGAGATAGCAAAAGAAAGTGATGGATTGATGGTAGCACGGGGAGATCTTGGGGTAGAAATTCCTATTGAAAACATTCCAATAGAGCAAAAAAATATTTTAAGAGTTGCAAATAAATGCGGAATCTTGTCCATAACTGCAACTCAAATACTTGATTCTATGGTTTACAATCCATTTCCAACAAGAGCAGAGGTTACGGATATTGCCAATGCCATATACGATGGAACTGACTGTTTAATGCTTTCCAATGAAACAACAATCGGGAAGTATCCAGTAGAGGCAATAAAAGTTTTAAATAAAGTAGCAAAAGTAGCAGACGAACATTATAATGAATTTGGGGATAGAACATGTTTGGATGTTGAAAGTATCGATGAAGGGCTTGTCTATGCTGTTTATGAACTTTACAAAAAACTCAACACCGATCTTGTGATCACTCCAACCTACTCGGGAAGAACAGCCAAACTAATATCTAAACTGAGGATAGACAATAGAATCATCGCACCTACTCCAAATCTCTCTACTCTAAGAAAACTTAGGTTGGTCTGGGGCGTAGAAAGCTGTTTAATTGATGAATTTGAAGATATGGAAAGTGTGATAAACGCATGTAGAGAAATTGCAAAAAAAGAAATTGGAAAAGGGATCTATCTAATTACACTCGGCCATCCAATTGGCCACAAAAAAACCAACACTATAAAAGTGGAGAGGATCTAA